The Shewanella algae DNA segment TTTACCCTGAGCTGGCGGCCTTCTTCAAGCCTGCGCTGCTGGCGCGAATGGAGATAGTGCCCTATCTGCCGCTGGGTGAAGAGGTGCTCAAGGAGATCATTCACTACAAGCTGGCGTCGCTGGAGCAGCGTTTGCTGGAGCGTTACAAGGCCAAGGTGCATTGTGACGAGACTCTGGTGGATGAAATCATGCGCCGCGCGACCCGCAGTGAAAACGGCGCCCGTATGCTGGAAGCCATCATAGACGGCCAGGTACTGCCGCCCTTATCGCTGTCGCTGCTCAACAAGCTGGCGGCCAAAGAGGAGGTCAGTGAGATCCATCTGGGCTGCCGTGACGGTGAGTTCTTCGGAGAGGCGCGATAGTGGTGACTGAGCAGTGGTTGGAACAGGCGGCAAAATTGCTGGAATGCCAGCAGTTTGATGGGCTGTTGCAGCAGTTTCTCGATACTTTGGCATTGGAGCTGGGGCTGGATAACCATCTGTTTCTGGCGCCGGGCTTCGATGGTCGGGAACTCAAGCCACTGTCCTGCCTTGGCCTGTGTGAAGGGATCTCATTGCAGGCGCTTTGTTTGGCGGTTACCGACTTTCGTCATCCGTTTGCCCATGTGTTGCAGACAGGCGAAGCCATGCTGCTGAACAAGGCCCGGCTCGCCTACTGGCAGGAGCACAGCGGCTTTGTCAGCCTGTGCGATCGGGTCGGCAAGGAGCAGGCACTGCTGCTTTTCCCGCTGAGCCATGAGGGTCATGTGCGGGCTATCCTCTGTCTGCGTCTGGCCGAGCAACAGGGCAGTGGTCTGCTTGTCCGTCAGGACTGGCAGCAATATGCCGCCGTGTTTATGCGCCACTGGCAGTTGCTGGATAAGTTGTTGCGGCAGAATTCAGATCAGTCTCAGCTGTCGAGCTCGCTCGATGAACTGCGTCGCCAGCAGCAACAACATGATGCCATGCAACAACTTGGCAAGAACCTGGTGGGCGACAGTCAGGCCATGAGTCAGCTCAGGCAGGAGATAGTGCGCGGCGCGGCCTCACAGTTGTCTGTGTTGGTGCAGGGCGAAACGGGGACGGGCAAAGAACTGGTGGCCCGGGCGATACACGACTTTTCTGAGCGCAGCGGCAAACCTTTCGTGGCGATCAACTGCGCCGCAATACCGGAAAACCTGCTGGAGTCCGAGCTGTTCGGTTATGCCAAGGGGGCTTTTTCCGGTGCCGACAAGGATAAGCAGGGGCTGATAGCCCAGGCGCACCAGGGCACGCTGTTTTTAGATGAAATCGGTGATATGCCTTTGAATCTGCAGTCCAAGTTACTGCGGGTACTGGAAACTGGGCACTACCGGGCACTGGGAGGCAACAAGGAGATCTACGCCGATTTTCGCTTGGTGGCCGCTACCCATGTGAACCTCAAGGAGCAGATCCACAGTGGTGAGTTCCGTCGCGATCTCTTCTACCGCTTGTGCCAGTTTCCACTGCAGCTACCGGCGCTCAGGGAGCGGCTCGAGGATATCCCCGATTTGGCGGCGCACTTTATTGCACTGTTCAATCAGAGTCAGCAGCGACAGATCCCCGGCATCCGCTTTAGCGCCCTCAATCGGCTGAAGAACCACGGCTACCCGGGCAATGTCCGCGAGCTGCGCAATATGCTGGATTATGCCTGCGCCCTCACTGCCGACGGTGTCGAGATAGATACTGCGTCTTTGCCGGCGACGGATTCGGAAATGCCCAAGCCGCAATTACCCAGCGAAGAGGGGCAGGAGTTTGAGGCCATTTCCGATCTCAGGCTGGCGGTAGCTCAGTTTGAGCGGGCGGTGATCAGCGCCAGATTGAAGGCCTGCAACGGTGACAGAGCCAAGGCGGCTGTCAGTCTGGGAATGCCGAAACGCACCTTTTCCCACAAATGCCAGAAGTTGGAGATTAACGAATAATGTCAAGGATTCAAGGCGTTATATTTTTATGCCTGTGGGGGCTGGCCGCTTCGGCTCAGGCCTCGGACGACACAGTGGCCA contains these protein-coding regions:
- a CDS encoding sigma-54 interaction domain-containing protein is translated as MVTEQWLEQAAKLLECQQFDGLLQQFLDTLALELGLDNHLFLAPGFDGRELKPLSCLGLCEGISLQALCLAVTDFRHPFAHVLQTGEAMLLNKARLAYWQEHSGFVSLCDRVGKEQALLLFPLSHEGHVRAILCLRLAEQQGSGLLVRQDWQQYAAVFMRHWQLLDKLLRQNSDQSQLSSSLDELRRQQQQHDAMQQLGKNLVGDSQAMSQLRQEIVRGAASQLSVLVQGETGTGKELVARAIHDFSERSGKPFVAINCAAIPENLLESELFGYAKGAFSGADKDKQGLIAQAHQGTLFLDEIGDMPLNLQSKLLRVLETGHYRALGGNKEIYADFRLVAATHVNLKEQIHSGEFRRDLFYRLCQFPLQLPALRERLEDIPDLAAHFIALFNQSQQRQIPGIRFSALNRLKNHGYPGNVRELRNMLDYACALTADGVEIDTASLPATDSEMPKPQLPSEEGQEFEAISDLRLAVAQFERAVISARLKACNGDRAKAAVSLGMPKRTFSHKCQKLEINE